The following proteins come from a genomic window of Terriglobia bacterium:
- a CDS encoding TonB family protein — protein MFEDSLIESGRRLKSKRGATTLLSFVLQALLLGILVLIPLIYTEALPKQQLMTFLVAPPPPPPPPPPAAMAVKVVKQVVSEIANGQLRTPTKIPEKVQMIKEEEAPPPVSGIGGVVGGVPGGVPGGSMGGVIGGIIGSTPVAVPKAATPVRVRVSQGVSQGLLIHQVKPAYPPLARQARIQGSVVLQAVIAKDGTIQGLHVVSGHPMLTTAAVDAVKQWRYKPYFLNGEPVEVETQITVNFTLAG, from the coding sequence ATGTTTGAAGACAGCCTTATCGAATCGGGACGGAGGCTGAAGAGCAAGCGGGGGGCGACTACACTCCTGTCGTTCGTGCTGCAAGCTCTTCTGCTGGGAATCCTGGTCCTGATTCCTCTGATCTATACCGAAGCGCTGCCCAAGCAGCAATTGATGACGTTTCTGGTAGCGCCTCCTCCGCCTCCACCTCCGCCTCCGCCGGCTGCGATGGCGGTCAAGGTCGTCAAGCAGGTGGTCAGTGAAATCGCCAATGGCCAGTTGCGCACCCCGACCAAGATCCCTGAGAAAGTGCAGATGATCAAGGAAGAGGAAGCCCCGCCTCCGGTTTCCGGCATCGGTGGCGTTGTGGGCGGCGTCCCGGGCGGTGTCCCGGGTGGGTCGATGGGTGGCGTGATTGGCGGCATCATCGGCTCCACCCCGGTGGCGGTGCCCAAGGCGGCGACACCGGTGCGGGTGCGAGTGTCGCAGGGGGTGTCGCAAGGTTTGCTCATCCACCAGGTTAAGCCGGCTTATCCGCCGCTGGCGCGACAGGCCAGAATCCAGGGTTCGGTGGTGCTGCAGGCCGTCATCGCCAAGGACGGCACCATCCAGGGCTTGCATGTCGTTAGCGGCCACCCCATGCTGACTACGGCGGCGGTGGATGCCGTCAAGCAGTGGCGCTACAAGCCCTACTTCTTGAATGGCGAGCCGGTTGAGGTGGAGACGCAGATCACGGTGAATTTCACCCTAGCCGGTTGA
- a CDS encoding thioesterase family protein encodes MSKPVPVGARAELEMTVELKDTLTGVHPELPPVLSTPRMIRLMEEACFHALQPYAEGDEITVGTHINVSHKAATGIGIKVKAEAVMESFDGRFYTMRVRAWDEDNEIGSGTVNRAFVGVAKFMSRVKSKGA; translated from the coding sequence ATGTCCAAACCTGTCCCTGTCGGCGCCCGCGCCGAACTTGAAATGACGGTCGAGCTGAAAGACACGCTCACCGGCGTTCACCCCGAGCTTCCGCCAGTGCTTTCCACGCCACGAATGATCCGCCTCATGGAGGAGGCGTGCTTTCACGCGCTGCAGCCCTACGCCGAGGGTGACGAGATCACCGTCGGCACGCACATCAACGTCTCGCACAAGGCCGCCACCGGCATCGGCATCAAGGTGAAGGCCGAGGCGGTCATGGAATCCTTCGACGGTCGCTTCTACACCATGCGTGTCCGCGCCTGGGACGAGGACAACGAAATCGGCAGCGGCACCGTGAACCGCGCCTTCGTCGGCGTCGCCAAATTCATGTCGCGGGTGAAGAGCAAGGGTGCATAG
- the yajC gene encoding preprotein translocase subunit YajC: MVMALAQGSSGGRGSSLVTFAPLVLIFVIFYFLLILPQQRRQKKWQQMLSELKTGDRVVTSGGLRGTVIALRDDSIHLRVPPDNLRLEVSRSSIVSVTSGEETKTSG, encoded by the coding sequence ATGGTAATGGCCCTGGCCCAGGGCTCTTCAGGCGGCCGCGGAAGCTCCCTGGTGACGTTTGCTCCCCTGGTCCTGATCTTTGTCATCTTTTACTTCCTGCTGATTCTTCCTCAGCAGAGACGACAAAAGAAGTGGCAGCAGATGTTAAGCGAGCTGAAGACGGGGGACCGCGTGGTGACCAGCGGCGGACTGCGCGGCACGGTGATCGCTTTGCGCGATGATTCCATCCACTTGCGCGTCCCGCCCGACAATTTGCGCCTGGAAGTCAGCCGCAGCTCGATCGTTTCCGTCACCTCGGGCGAAGAGACGAAGACCAGTGGTTAA
- a CDS encoding metal-dependent hydrolase codes for MEPLTHFLTGACISRAAGLNRKTLLATTTCVLAAEAADLDVVWSFKSRIDGFAHHRGITHAFVGAPFVAAFVIGFVYLLWLVKRRRGPEPAGAATGPVLPKTPRWGLLYGFALIAALSHILLDFTNNYGVRPFEPFSYRWYSWDIVFIFEPLLYAFFLAGLALPALFALINEEIGVRRRPRGQGGAITALVLMVALWGVRDYQHRRAVAALDARLYHEAAPLRVSAFPYYLNPFKWYGVVETENFYERVIVDSLVPEVDPGARSETRYKREETPVLEAAKNTRLGRVYLDWAQYPVVEVEPTEAGQKGYVVRFYDLRFEYPDLVRRRNHTLGARVLLDPNMHEVAEWFGSQPQQPD; via the coding sequence TTGGAGCCGCTGACCCATTTTCTGACCGGTGCCTGCATCTCGCGCGCCGCCGGGCTGAACCGCAAGACGCTGCTGGCGACCACCACGTGCGTGTTGGCGGCGGAAGCGGCCGACCTCGACGTTGTCTGGTCCTTCAAGAGCCGAATTGATGGCTTCGCGCATCACCGGGGGATCACGCACGCATTCGTCGGAGCGCCGTTTGTCGCTGCCTTCGTCATCGGCTTTGTCTACCTGCTGTGGCTGGTGAAACGGAGGAGAGGACCGGAGCCCGCGGGCGCGGCCACGGGTCCAGTGCTGCCGAAAACGCCGCGCTGGGGCCTGCTGTACGGGTTCGCGCTGATTGCCGCGTTGAGCCATATCCTGCTGGATTTCACCAACAACTACGGGGTGCGGCCGTTCGAGCCGTTCTCCTACAGGTGGTATTCGTGGGACATCGTGTTCATCTTCGAGCCGCTGCTGTACGCGTTCTTTCTGGCGGGACTGGCGTTGCCAGCGTTGTTCGCGCTGATTAATGAGGAGATCGGGGTGCGGCGGCGTCCCCGGGGACAGGGCGGAGCCATTACCGCGCTAGTGCTGATGGTCGCGCTCTGGGGCGTGCGGGACTATCAGCATCGGCGCGCGGTGGCGGCGTTGGACGCGCGGCTGTATCACGAGGCCGCGCCGCTGCGGGTGTCGGCGTTTCCCTATTACCTGAATCCGTTCAAGTGGTACGGGGTGGTGGAGACGGAGAACTTCTACGAGCGCGTGATCGTGGATTCCCTTGTGCCGGAGGTGGATCCGGGGGCACGCAGCGAAACCCGCTACAAGCGGGAGGAGACGCCGGTGCTCGAGGCTGCCAAGAACACGCGGCTGGGACGGGTGTACCTGGACTGGGCACAGTATCCCGTGGTGGAAGTCGAGCCCACGGAAGCGGGGCAGAAGGGATACGTGGTGCGCTTCTACGACCTGCGCTTCGAATATCCCGACCTGGTTCGCCGGCGCAACCACACGCTGGGGGCGCGCGTCCTGCTGGACCCGAACATGCACGAGGTGGCGGAGTGGTTCGGGTCGCAGCCGCAGCAACCGGATTAG
- a CDS encoding deoxyguanosinetriphosphate triphosphohydrolase — protein sequence MLAPYAARVEQSRGRRHPEASHPYRTDYQRDRDRVVHARAFRRLEDKTQVFTRRYSDHFRNRLTHTIEVAQISRTIAAQLGLEVDLVEALALVHDIGHPPFGHAGEKALDAAMRAHGSFFDHNLHALRIVEDFEQRYAAFRGLNLTFEVREGIIKHSRDCSPQEFPELAEYLLDQRPPLEAQLIDLTDEIAYNTADLDDGYEAHILKLEDIRAGLPVFNRFYEQAEARYPAVREKLKFNEALKAVLDRMVSDLISAACRRIDEAGVKSLADVRACPTRLAGFSAEVETERLQSKSFLHEKLYYSDALRPEKSGAERVVTELFSYWTAHPESLPTSYREQTTREPVHRIVCDYIAGMTDSFILHQHRELCGNGGSAGL from the coding sequence CACCGACTACCAGCGCGACCGCGACCGCGTTGTCCACGCGCGCGCCTTCCGCCGCCTCGAGGACAAAACCCAGGTCTTCACCCGCCGCTACTCTGACCACTTCCGCAACCGCTTGACCCACACCATCGAGGTGGCGCAGATTTCGCGCACCATCGCCGCACAACTCGGGCTGGAGGTGGACCTGGTCGAGGCGCTTGCGCTGGTTCACGACATCGGCCATCCGCCCTTCGGCCACGCCGGCGAAAAGGCGCTCGACGCCGCCATGCGGGCCCACGGCTCCTTTTTCGACCACAACCTGCACGCGCTGCGCATCGTCGAGGACTTCGAGCAGCGCTACGCCGCCTTCCGCGGGCTCAACCTCACGTTTGAAGTCCGCGAAGGCATCATCAAGCACTCCCGCGATTGCAGCCCGCAGGAGTTTCCCGAGCTTGCCGAGTACCTGCTCGACCAGCGTCCGCCGCTGGAGGCGCAGCTCATTGACCTCACCGACGAGATCGCCTACAACACCGCCGACCTCGACGACGGCTACGAGGCCCACATCCTCAAACTCGAGGATATCCGCGCCGGCCTGCCCGTCTTCAATCGCTTTTACGAACAGGCGGAGGCGCGCTATCCGGCAGTCCGCGAGAAACTGAAATTCAACGAAGCGCTCAAGGCCGTGCTCGACCGCATGGTTTCCGACCTGATCTCGGCGGCATGCCGCCGCATCGACGAAGCCGGCGTGAAGTCGCTCGCCGACGTTCGCGCCTGCCCCACGCGCTTGGCCGGCTTCAGCGCTGAAGTCGAAACCGAGCGCCTTCAGTCGAAGTCATTTCTCCACGAAAAGCTCTATTACAGCGACGCACTGCGACCGGAAAAGTCCGGCGCCGAGCGCGTCGTGACCGAATTGTTCTCCTACTGGACGGCGCATCCCGAGTCGCTGCCCACGAGCTATCGCGAGCAGACCACCCGCGAGCCCGTGCACCGCATTGTTTGCGATTACATTGCCGGCATGACCGACAGCTTCATCCTCCACCAGCACCGGGAACTCTGTGGCAACGGTGGAAGCGCCGGGCTCTAG
- the tgt gene encoding tRNA guanosine(34) transglycosylase Tgt → MPFCFDILARSGAARRARMSTAHGPVETPVFMPVGTQATVKAVPQDVLEELGAQIILGNNYHLYLRPGAEQIRSLGGLHRFMSWERALLTDSGGFQVWSLSEMRKLSDEGVEFRSHLDGSLHFFTPESATASQIALGADIIMAFDECTEYPTDHQHARQSMELTLRWAERCKKAAGCRLQASGEPSGEPEAWSLEPGAPALFAIVQGGMHPDLRRECALRLVDMDFPGYAIGGLSVGEPRALTREIVESTLEHLPTDKPRYLMGVGTPEEIVEYAALGVDMMDCVHPTRAARHGLLFTSEGKINIKGARYAADPGPLDPNCSCRVCARYSRAYLRHLFSTHEVLGQVLNSIHNLAYYLDTMKRVRHSIELGEFSSSLSALRPQTLNSPARTQREDPTIAPSRE, encoded by the coding sequence ATGCCCTTCTGCTTCGACATCCTGGCCCGGTCCGGGGCTGCCCGCCGCGCGCGCATGTCCACCGCGCACGGCCCGGTCGAGACTCCGGTTTTCATGCCCGTCGGCACGCAGGCGACGGTGAAAGCGGTCCCGCAGGACGTGCTCGAAGAACTAGGCGCACAGATCATTCTCGGCAACAACTACCACCTCTATCTGCGGCCCGGGGCAGAGCAGATTCGCTCTCTCGGCGGCCTGCACCGTTTCATGAGCTGGGAGCGCGCCCTACTCACCGACTCCGGCGGATTCCAGGTCTGGAGCCTGAGCGAGATGCGCAAGCTATCCGACGAGGGCGTCGAATTTCGCTCGCACCTCGACGGTTCGCTGCATTTCTTCACCCCGGAATCGGCAACGGCCTCGCAGATTGCCCTCGGCGCTGACATCATCATGGCCTTCGACGAGTGCACGGAATACCCCACCGATCACCAACACGCGCGACAGTCCATGGAGTTGACCCTCAGGTGGGCCGAGCGCTGCAAAAAGGCTGCAGGCTGCAGGCTCCAGGCTTCAGGCGAACCAAGCGGAGAACCTGAAGCCTGGAGCCTGGAGCCTGGAGCCCCTGCCCTCTTTGCCATCGTCCAAGGCGGGATGCACCCCGACCTGCGCCGCGAGTGTGCCCTGCGCCTGGTGGATATGGATTTTCCCGGCTACGCCATCGGCGGCCTCAGCGTCGGCGAGCCGCGTGCGCTCACCCGCGAGATCGTGGAATCCACGCTGGAGCATCTGCCCACGGACAAGCCTCGCTACCTCATGGGCGTGGGCACGCCGGAAGAGATCGTCGAATACGCCGCGCTCGGCGTGGACATGATGGACTGCGTGCATCCCACGCGCGCCGCCCGCCACGGCTTGCTGTTCACTTCCGAGGGCAAGATCAACATCAAGGGCGCCCGCTACGCCGCCGATCCGGGTCCGCTCGACCCCAATTGCTCCTGCCGCGTCTGTGCCCGCTACTCGCGCGCCTACTTGCGCCACCTGTTTTCCACCCATGAGGTGCTCGGACAGGTGCTGAACTCCATCCATAATCTGGCCTACTACCTTGACACCATGAAACGGGTGCGGCATTCTATAGAACTTGGGGAATTCAGTAGTTCTCTTTCTGCTCTCCGGCCGCAGACTTTGAACTCCCCTGCTCGTACCCAAAGGGAAGATCCGACTATCGCCCCATCGCGAGAATAA
- the secF gene encoding protein translocase subunit SecF: MEFFRNPNIHFLKYKWYFLAFSLIFSVAGVLSMTFWHGVPLGVDFRGGTLVYVKFTHPPDNNQIRAELDRTGLKNARIQRIGELATNEVLIALDIKETSEAALDQGKNQIINALQPPNPPAGKQDLNNAGSQSIQDYLMSKDPLHLGTDAAQRYAALAQQILQVRNKDRGGAIASLDDLSRAGIPAPVVQSLNEGFFTSDFGVRNVEIVGPQVGKQLQTQAKLAILYSLAGMLVYLWFRFELIYGVAAVVACFHDTLITVGAFSLLGKEISLTVIAAILTLVGYSMNDTIVVFDRIRENVKLLRRESLAEIVDRSINQTLSRTVLTSGLTFLTVLSLYLFGGEVLHGFSLALVIGIIIGTYSSIFIASPMLVAYQDWRLRRARGLAAPVPVPAQQRREKVRS; the protein is encoded by the coding sequence ATGGAGTTCTTTCGCAACCCGAACATACATTTCCTGAAGTACAAGTGGTACTTCCTCGCTTTTTCTTTGATCTTCAGCGTGGCCGGCGTGCTCAGCATGACCTTCTGGCACGGCGTCCCGCTGGGCGTGGACTTCCGCGGCGGCACCTTGGTGTACGTGAAATTCACCCACCCGCCGGACAATAACCAGATCCGCGCCGAACTGGACCGCACCGGCTTGAAAAATGCCCGCATCCAGCGCATCGGCGAGCTTGCCACCAACGAGGTTCTGATCGCCCTCGACATCAAGGAGACCAGCGAAGCGGCGCTCGACCAGGGCAAGAACCAGATCATCAACGCCCTGCAACCGCCCAATCCGCCCGCCGGCAAGCAGGACCTGAACAACGCCGGCAGCCAGAGTATCCAGGACTATTTGATGTCGAAGGACCCGCTGCACCTGGGCACCGACGCCGCCCAGCGCTACGCGGCACTGGCCCAGCAGATCCTGCAAGTCCGCAACAAGGATCGCGGCGGCGCCATCGCTTCCCTTGACGATCTCAGCCGCGCCGGCATTCCCGCGCCCGTCGTCCAGTCCCTGAACGAAGGCTTCTTTACCTCCGACTTCGGCGTGCGCAACGTCGAAATCGTCGGTCCGCAGGTCGGAAAGCAGCTCCAGACCCAGGCCAAGCTGGCGATCCTGTACTCGCTGGCGGGCATGCTGGTTTACCTGTGGTTTCGCTTCGAGCTGATTTACGGCGTCGCCGCCGTGGTCGCCTGCTTCCACGACACGCTGATCACGGTCGGCGCCTTCTCCTTGTTGGGCAAGGAAATCTCCCTCACCGTCATCGCCGCCATCCTTACCCTGGTGGGATATTCGATGAACGATACCATCGTGGTATTTGACCGAATCCGGGAGAATGTTAAACTGCTCCGCCGCGAATCGCTGGCCGAGATCGTAGACCGCAGCATCAACCAGACGCTGAGCCGGACGGTGCTGACCTCCGGTTTAACTTTTCTGACGGTGCTCTCGCTCTACCTGTTCGGCGGCGAAGTGCTCCATGGTTTTAGCTTGGCCCTGGTCATTGGCATCATCATCGGGACGTATTCCTCGATTTTCATCGCGTCCCCCATGTTGGTGGCGTACCAGGATTGGCGTTTGCGAAGGGCGCGCGGATTGGCGGCGCCGGTGCCTGTCCCGGCGCAGCAACGCCGCGAAAAGGTCCGCAGTTAG
- a CDS encoding biopolymer transporter ExbD: MSMAVGGPGSGPSADMNVTPLIDVLLVLLIIFMVITPLTPKGLDALVPQPPKDQKAQPPSTDRTVVVQVIKTGGQPALKINQEDVTWDKLQGRLEEIYKTRAEKVMFVKADTDLAFADVAQVIDISHSAGVDKVGLITAKIEAGN; the protein is encoded by the coding sequence ATGTCAATGGCAGTTGGAGGACCGGGAAGCGGTCCCTCGGCAGACATGAACGTCACCCCGCTGATCGACGTCCTGCTGGTGCTGCTGATCATTTTCATGGTCATCACCCCGCTGACGCCCAAGGGGCTGGACGCGCTTGTCCCGCAGCCGCCCAAGGACCAGAAGGCGCAGCCGCCGTCCACCGACCGCACCGTGGTGGTGCAGGTCATCAAGACCGGGGGACAGCCCGCGCTTAAGATCAACCAGGAAGACGTTACCTGGGACAAGCTCCAGGGACGGCTGGAAGAAATCTACAAGACCCGCGCCGAGAAGGTGATGTTCGTCAAGGCCGACACCGACCTCGCCTTTGCCGACGTCGCCCAGGTGATCGACATCTCGCACTCGGCCGGCGTGGACAAGGTTGGCTTGATCACCGCCAAGATCGAGGCCGGCAACTAG
- a CDS encoding MotA/TolQ/ExbB proton channel family protein: MLVALATLFYTHVPTIALAIFQEGEISWDPISLWKQMGLLAKIVVIILFIMSGWSIGVMIDRWMAFSAARKQSRAFAPAVAGALREGKIDEAIRVAERNKKSHLAKVVTAGLQEFKAHGESTEIPGEQIEASKRALERAEAIVHAELKRGLGGLATIGATSPFVGLFGTVVGIINAFKGIQSQKATGLGAVAGGISEALVTTAIGLFVAIPAVMMYNYLSGRVEAFDVEMDNSSSELVDYFLKRRNAARR, from the coding sequence ATGCTCGTAGCACTGGCAACTCTCTTTTACACACACGTGCCCACCATCGCGCTGGCCATCTTCCAGGAGGGCGAGATTTCCTGGGACCCCATCTCGCTGTGGAAGCAGATGGGACTGCTGGCGAAAATCGTGGTCATTATCCTGTTCATCATGTCCGGCTGGTCCATCGGCGTGATGATCGACCGCTGGATGGCGTTCAGCGCCGCCCGCAAGCAGTCGCGCGCATTCGCTCCCGCGGTTGCCGGCGCCCTGCGCGAAGGCAAGATTGACGAAGCCATCCGCGTCGCCGAGCGTAACAAAAAGAGCCACCTGGCCAAGGTGGTCACTGCTGGCCTGCAGGAATTCAAGGCGCACGGAGAATCCACCGAGATTCCCGGCGAGCAGATTGAAGCCAGCAAGCGTGCCCTGGAGCGTGCCGAAGCGATCGTTCACGCCGAACTCAAGCGCGGTCTGGGCGGGCTGGCCACCATCGGCGCCACCTCACCCTTCGTCGGCCTGTTCGGCACCGTGGTCGGCATCATCAACGCCTTTAAGGGCATCCAGTCGCAGAAGGCGACCGGTCTGGGCGCTGTCGCCGGCGGTATTTCGGAAGCGCTGGTCACGACCGCCATCGGGCTGTTTGTCGCCATCCCCGCGGTGATGATGTACAACTACCTGTCCGGCCGCGTGGAGGCGTTTGACGTGGAGATGGATAACTCCTCCAGCGAGCTGGTGGACTATTTCCTGAAGCGCCGCAACGCCGCCCGCCGCTAA
- a CDS encoding ExbD/TolR family protein — translation MAIAKKAMAVNSTINVTPMVDVMLVLLIIFMVITPMLQHGVSVDLAKTNNPVQMPDADKEDALLVAVTRDGKVFFGSDQISPDQLTNKIKDKLVSRVDKRVFIKADARTKYGNVVEVVDNVRAAGVDQLGLLTEQRKMGAPAPPPSAPAAAAPTGGQ, via the coding sequence ATGGCAATCGCAAAAAAAGCAATGGCGGTCAACTCCACCATCAATGTCACCCCCATGGTGGACGTGATGCTGGTGCTGCTGATCATTTTCATGGTGATTACGCCCATGTTGCAGCACGGTGTCAGCGTTGATCTGGCTAAGACCAACAACCCGGTGCAGATGCCGGATGCTGACAAGGAAGACGCACTCCTGGTCGCCGTCACCCGCGACGGCAAGGTCTTCTTTGGTAGCGACCAGATCTCGCCCGACCAGCTTACCAACAAGATCAAGGACAAGCTGGTCAGCCGTGTCGACAAGCGTGTCTTTATCAAGGCCGATGCGCGCACCAAGTATGGCAATGTGGTGGAAGTTGTGGACAACGTCCGCGCCGCCGGGGTGGACCAGTTGGGTCTGCTCACCGAGCAGCGCAAGATGGGCGCTCCCGCTCCGCCGCCGAGCGCGCCGGCCGCAGCCGCTCCCACCGGCGGCCAATAG